The genome window CGGCGAGCTGCAACGCGCCGACTTCATCGAAGGCTCGTGCAGCAATCCGGTGATCGAACAGGTCAAGGCACGGCGCGCGCAGGGCGAGATCAGCAGCGTGCAGACCGAGGCCGGGCAACCGCCGCTGACCTTCGAGAGCAAGCCCGCGCCGCAGCGCGACCCGCTGCAGCAAGGCACGGATTCGGCCAACCAGCCGATCGAACAGGTGCGGCAGCGGCCGCAGGTGCAGGGCAAGGCCACGGACGCGCCGGCGGAGGATGGCGTGCACTGAAACAGGGGCCAACGAAAAACGCCTCGCTTCGGGCGAGGCGTGCACCGAAAACCCTGCCACCTGCGGAGGAGCGGCTTCAGCCGCGAGCGGACGTTCCCAGGAACGCCCCGTCGCGGCCGAAGCCGCCGCTACATCCGAGGGGGCTGCGTTACCCGAACGCGCGGCTGCCGCGCATCACCGCCAGCACGTCGTGGCAGGCGCCCATGGTGTGGTAGTCGGTCTTGCCGGCAGGGCTCTTCTCGTCGCTGTAGCTGCGGTTGTCGCGGCTGAGGATGCGGAACCAGGCGCCGTAGCGGTGGTCGACCAGATGCGCCCAGGAGTACGCCCAGAGCTTGTCGTAGGCGGCGCGGTAGCCGACATCGCCGGTGGCGGCCAGCAGCCGCGAGGCCGCGGCGATCGCTTCGGCCTGCACCCAGAAGTACTTGTCGTCGTCGCAGAAGTAGGTCGGCGCCGCGGCCACGTCCGGCACGCCGACCACCGGCGCGTCTTCCATGCCGGAAGCGAAACCGTAGACGATGCCGCCGTGCTGCGCGTCCCAGCCGTGCGCCAGGGCGGTGTCGAACAGGTGCCGCGCGGTCGGCAGCAGCCAGTCCGGCGCAGTGCCGGCGGCGGCCTGCAGGTGTCCGTGCAGCAGCACCAGCAGCTTGGACCATTCGACCTGGTGGCCGGGCTGGAAGCCCCACGGCCGGAACAGGTGCTTGGGGTTGTCGCGGTTGTAGTCCCAGTCCACCTGCCAGTTGGCGTCGTAGTGCTCCCACACCAGGCTACCGGCCAGCGCCGCCTGGCGGCGGGTGATGTGGTCGGCCAGCAGCAGCGCGCGCTGCAGGTAGCGCGGTTCGGCGCTGGCCTCGTAGGCGGCGATCAGGGCCTCGCACAGGTGCATGTTGGCGTTCTGCCCGCGGTAGCTGGAGAACGTCCACTCCGGGGTGGCCTCGTCGCGGTATAGGCCGGCGGCGGCGTCCCAGTAGCGGGTTTCCAGCAGTTGCCAGGTCTCGTCCATCCACGCGTCGGTGTCCAGGCCGGCCTTCTTCGCGGTGGCGTAGGCCAGCAGCACGAAGGCGGCGCCGTAGGCGTGCTGGGTGCGGTCCTCGGCCACGCCGTCGCGCAGGGTCCACACGTAGCCGCCGCTGGCGGTATCGCGGTGCACCTCGCGCAGGTAGCGCAGGCCGTGGCGCGCGGCGTCCAGGTATTCGGCGGCCAGCGCCGACTCGGCGAACTCGATCGCCGCCATCGCGTAGTTGAAGACGAAGCGGGTGCTGCTGACCAGGTGGCGATGGCCGGCGTCGTACACGCTGCCGTCGTCGCGGAAATAGTGGAAGAAGCCGCCCGCCGGGTCGATCGCGCGCGGGTGGTAGAAGGCCATGGTGTCGGCGATGTGCGCGCGCAGGACGGCGGCGTCGGCGAAGTCGGGCAGGGGCGTGGCGGGCAGGTTCATGCGGGTGATTGGCGAACGGAGTGAGGGTGGGGAAGGCAGCTGCGCGCGACGGCGGCACTCGGGCCGCCGCCGCACAGGGAACGGATCAGCGGATCAGTGCATCACGCGCGCGGTCGGCGCGGTGGTGGGGGCGGCCGCCGCCAGGTCCGGCGACAGGCGCGAGCCGCGCAGGCCGTACCAGACGATGTAGGCGTAGCACAGCAGCGGGATCACGAAGGCGTGCTGGATGCCGATCGCATCGGCCAGCACGCCCTGCACCAGCGGCACGATGGCGCCGCCGACGATGCCCATGATCAGCAGGCTGGAGGCCTTGCTGGTGAGCACGCCCAGGCGCTCGATGGCCACGGTGAAGATGGTCGGGAACATGATCGAGTTGAACAGGCCGATCGCGATCACGCTCCACATCGCCACATGGCCGGTGCTGAGCATGGTGACCACGAGCAGCAGCGAGGCGATGCCGGCGAAGGTCGCCAGCAGCTTGCGCGCCGGGACGAACTGCAGCAGCGCCGCGCCGGCGAAGCGGCCGATCATCGCACCGAGCCAGTAGAACGGCAGATAGTGGCTGGCAGCGGCTTCGGTCAGGCCGCCGGTGGTGGGGCCGGAGATGTAGTTGATCAGGAAACTGCCGATCGACACTTCCGCGCCCACGTACATGAAGATCGCCACCACGCCCCACAGCAGGTGCGGATGGCGCAGCGCGTCGGCGAAGCGGTGGTGCGACTCGGCGCCGGTATCGGTGTCCTCGCGCAGC of Xanthomonas sacchari contains these proteins:
- a CDS encoding AGE family epimerase/isomerase: MNLPATPLPDFADAAVLRAHIADTMAFYHPRAIDPAGGFFHYFRDDGSVYDAGHRHLVSSTRFVFNYAMAAIEFAESALAAEYLDAARHGLRYLREVHRDTASGGYVWTLRDGVAEDRTQHAYGAAFVLLAYATAKKAGLDTDAWMDETWQLLETRYWDAAAGLYRDEATPEWTFSSYRGQNANMHLCEALIAAYEASAEPRYLQRALLLADHITRRQAALAGSLVWEHYDANWQVDWDYNRDNPKHLFRPWGFQPGHQVEWSKLLVLLHGHLQAAAGTAPDWLLPTARHLFDTALAHGWDAQHGGIVYGFASGMEDAPVVGVPDVAAAPTYFCDDDKYFWVQAEAIAAASRLLAATGDVGYRAAYDKLWAYSWAHLVDHRYGAWFRILSRDNRSYSDEKSPAGKTDYHTMGACHDVLAVMRGSRAFG
- a CDS encoding sugar MFS transporter, whose product is MSRRPLSNTAAIAVVSMIFFTWGGLTSLNDVLIPHLKAVFQMNYAQSMLIQFTFFGAYFLMSVPAGAVVSRVGYKASIVIGLVVAAIGAAMFYPAARLPSYPLFLTALFVLASGITLLQVAANPYISLIGAPEKAPSRLNFAQALNSLGTTVFPWLIGPLILAGAVLGADQLAAMNPEQLSAYRIEQARSVEIPYLMLAGGLLLLAVFVLVMRVPSLREDTDTGAESHHRFADALRHPHLLWGVVAIFMYVGAEVSIGSFLINYISGPTTGGLTEAAASHYLPFYWLGAMIGRFAGAALLQFVPARKLLATFAGIASLLLVVTMLSTGHVAMWSVIAIGLFNSIMFPTIFTVAIERLGVLTSKASSLLIMGIVGGAIVPLVQGVLADAIGIQHAFVIPLLCYAYIVWYGLRGSRLSPDLAAAAPTTAPTARVMH